Sequence from the Sulfuracidifex tepidarius genome:
TACAACGGCGCTCCCATTATCATAGCTTCATTCCTCATATTTTCTTCAATATTCAGTATAGCAATGATAATAGCGACAGAAATACTAATAACTAGACTATTTAAATATTCAGTAGCTACATCGTTCTTAAGTATAATTGCAGTAATGTCTTATCTGTTCCTTAATTACTTTAGGGCTGCCTCAAGCCCTTACGCCTTATCCATAAAACCAATGATTGAAATCACAGCCCCTATAATTATAGTGCTGGACTTATTATCAATATTTATCATTTATTATATAAGAAAGCTAGAAAGAGGAATCTCATAATGTGAAGAACTCTAGGCCAAAAAAGTGAGGCTAATGATAGTCAAAGTGGAGATAGAGTGGCATAAAGCTAAGGAAATAACTTTCCCGTTTACTTTCTGGAAAGACGTAGTTTTGATAATAAAAACCATTGATAGGGTAGTTGCAGTTGACGTATGCAGGGAAGAGCTAGGTAAATATAAACCTCCTCTCAGAGCCAGAGTTTTCTCGTTCTACTACGAAATAGGGAAAGTAAGCGAAGGCGACACTAAGTATTTAGAATGTATAGCTAACCAATTACAAGACAAGTTGAACCCGTATATCAAGAAGCAATTTAATTGCAACCAAGAGGTGACGATACTATTATAGACCAAAAGAAGTTCGTAGAATGTTTAGGAAAGGTAGTTTACGTCAAAGAGATTAGCCCATTAGAGATTGATTTCGAGATAACGGGAAAGATTCTGCTGAAAGGGAAAATGAAAATCACTCCTGGAATATCTGAGACAATTGAAATAATCTTCAAGAGCCCTTATGGAAGGGGGACTATAATGGAGTGTAAGAACGATGTTGTAGTGAAATACGAGGGTGTCATGGGAAATGAGATGAAGAGAAAAATTGAGGAATGCGCATCGCTTTCCTTAGTAAAGAAAGTAAGTTAGATTTGCACTATTTTCTCAACTCTATGGGCTACGAGACCTCCTATTACGCCTGCTATCCAAATGAAAGCTAGGCCGGCTTCTACCTTGAATATTACAGCCTGCCAATCCACTACTGCACCGTAGATGAATGGCCTATAAAACGCATCATAAATTAGGGGATCTGGCAAAGCCCAGAGCAGAGAGACCAATCCTCCCTCAATTGCAGCTATAATTTTGGAAGGCTTTGATCCTAACCCGAAGAGAGTTCCTCCGGTCACAGACACCAAGAGATCTAGGAATAAGCCGTAAGTTAAAGCTTCATAGAAGAAGTATAAGGGTTGTCCTCCGTAACCGTAATGAAATTGATCAGATAGCAAGGTAAAAACTAGCAAGGATGCCATTCCTGCTCCCGTCTTTCTTACCATTCCAACTATTACCATCAGGATTACCATTCTTCCCCAGAAACCTGGGTCTATGTAGGTTGCAGCTCCTGCAGGAACTAGTTTGTCCACAAATGTTCCTATGTAGAACTCCCACACAGTTCCAAGCGCGCCTCCAATTCCTATGTAAACCCAATCTAGAGTACTGAAGCTCTTGACTGTACCTCTCTTCTTCCCTATGAGAAAAACAAGCAGAGGAGCTAGTATGTAATATGCTACAACTACCTCCCAGGGAATCTCTCCAGCTACGTCTGTCAATCCCTTTATACCGTTAAACATATGCTAGGATTTCTTAGTATGGCTTTATATTTTTCCTATATAGATATTTAGGTATTATATAGACAAATATAACATTTATTGAACTATATTTTGAAAATAAGGTTATCTATAGAATTTCTCTCAAGGAAATTAGATCAACAATACACGCTTCTCTTAAGATATTCTAATTCTAACCTAGAATTTAGCGTGGAGAATTTTTCTTTCACATTAATATATATGAAAAACTCGGTTAAAATTTTAGGATAGGCTAATATGAGAAGGGTCTTCTCTGTTTAAAATGCCACTTATGAAATTAAAAATAAATTTTAACTAAAAAATATTAAATATATAATATTAAATATATATAAGAAAGTCAGAATACACTTTTATAATATTCAGATCCTCAAAGACGGACTAATGTCCTTTTTACTCCTTTTAAACATTTCGTGAAATACTCCGACCCACGGATAGTTTCCCACTTTACTACTCCACCTTACTAACAAATCTGAAGTTCTAAGCTGAGGTCGTTTCTACCTGATCTTAAATGACGCTCAATTTCCCATATGAGACTGAAACAGAAGCATATCACATCAATCTCTTAGGGGCGTCCCGGTGACGCTTGCCCCGTCTGTGACTGTCATTGAAATATACGTGATACTTGTTGTATTTATCCTTTGCTATAAAGGGGCTATCCATCCTCACCCTTGCGGATGGGGTCTTCAACCCCCTTTGAACCCCCAAGATAAAAACCATTTTTATCTATTGATTGGAGGAGAACAGAGGTGTGGAGTTTTGAGCGAAATTATATATAATTTCATCAAGAAGGCTTCAGAAGATCAAAGGAAAAACGAAGAAGAGTTCCTTGTAGATCTTCTTCTATCGGCTAGAACGTCGGGTACAGATAACCTACTTTTAAAATTGATTGATTACCACTTAAAAGAAGGAGAAAAAGAGGAAGGGAAAGGAAACCTGATTGAGGCTGGAGAGAACTATTGGTTATCTCTATCTTATACCCTTAAACTTGTTGCTCTTAAAGAGAATCTGGAGATCAACGACTATCCATCGTATTATAGCTTGGTAGAGTACCTCTCATATAGGACTCAAGATCCATCACTGATAATAGACTTCGTGAATGCTGAGAAGCTTCACGGAGAATATCATCCAAGACCTCAAGGAGAGGGCTTCGATATTAGAAGGGATCATGTTATAGCTCTTATACGTAAAATAAAAGAAAATATTCTCAAAATACAATAGAAAATTAATTCATTCTCCTTTAGCTCTCTCTTCAAGAAACACGAAAACTATGCCATTCAATTAGAACGAAGATATTTAACACCTCTTGAGAGGAAGGAAATCTCAGGCTAATTTAAAATAACTTGCGTATACTTCTTAAGTTAAGCGTTATATTGTAGGTAAAATGAAAGATGGAAAGTGTTTTTGTTTACTATTTAAAATTTCATGACATGAAGGTTTCTTTGATAATCTCTTCCGAGAACTCAGTGCTGGAAAACGACATAAAGAACGTCTTGAACCACGTTAAGGTGTTCTATATGAAATACGTTCCTGGACATGGAGAGAGTGAGCGTGAAAGACGCAAGGCATTCGACGAGCTTTCAGGGATGAAAGGAGAGATAGAAGACGCTGACGCAATAATTTACGCCAGGTCTTATGGGGTTTTCTCTAAAAGAGGCTGGGAGGAATTTAGGAAGTTCTTCTCAATTCCTTTAGTCATCTCCACTGAAGCTATAATAAAAACTTTGAAGAGGCATGACACAAGGAACGTTTTCCTCGTAACACCTTATAATCAGTTCAGACACGACTTCGAAGTGAAGTGGTTGAGGGACTTGAAGTTTAAAGTGGTAGGTTCAGTGGCACTCGGTAGAACTGGAGGACCTGCGATAGCTTCTACCCCCCATGATCTGGTCATAGACGCTGTAAGTATAGGCCACAGGAACCCTGAGGCGGATTCAATATATGTTGCTTGCACAATACTCTCCACGATACCAATTTTAGATAAACTAAAAGGAGAAAAACCGGTAATTACAGCAGCATCAGCAATACTGGAGGAACTGGAAAATGTGCGACAAAGAGGTAGCTAAGTCCATTTTCGACAAGTGCAAATTAGACGAGTGCAGGAAAGCAGTTAAGTTCTTCACCGACGACCTTTGCCAAACCAGAAGACAGACGCTTGATATTATAGATAACGTACCTAAAGGGTGGAGCGGGCTCTACAAGACGGTAAGGTCCTTCCTCAAGGATAGCAAGTCGTTATTTAAAGGGTTCGTTTTTCAGGACGAGATAGAAGTACTGATAGACAACGGATACATCAACGCTTTGAAAGGAAACTTACACTCAGCAGAGGAGTCCAATAGGTTCTTGATGGAGAGGATATTTCTTTCAATTTTCATAGAGAACACAACGAGGGATTACGAGGAGATCCTGCAAAGAAGACTATGGCACAAGATGGTAGACTCAGGATATACAATACTCCACTTCGGGGAAGTTATGGGAAGGCTCAAGAAAGCGACCGGAGGAAAACCACCGCTTAATGAGGAGACTATTTACCTCGTAGGTAAGCCTGTCTGTAGGAAACATTTGGAGTATCCTCAGTTTTCCAGACACATAGAGGACCTGCCGATACAAGAGAGGCTAAAGTGCAGGTGCGGGAAAGACGCTGACTACATGACCTTGGCAATGCCGAAAGTGAGCGCTCTAATAGGAATAGGCTGTTACATCCTGGGGTATCCGAGCGAGAGATTTGAGAACATATACTCCAACATCTCCAGGATCATTCACCCTTATGGGCTTGTGAAAGTTGAGAAGAGTAAGGCTGTGTTATTGTGGTTTAGAGACTATTTCATGATAGTGTCAGAGCTGGAGAAGGCTATCCAGTCAAAAGGAAACAAGCAAACTGACTTTCAAGAGAAAGAAAGAAAAGATGAAAAAATAGAGAAGAAAAAGAAGAAAGGGAGAAAAAATAATCCCAAAAAGAGAAATAGAAAGAGATAAACCATTAATTATTAAATATATATTTGGGAGAGAGATAATTTATTATTTTATTAAGTTATTTTTAAATGGCATTTCAACTGAATTGCATGCTATCTTTAATATAAATTAAAGAATAGCAAGGAATTATTTACTCAAGTTTATGAATCGCTGACTCCTCCCCGCCCTAAAGGGCGAGGGTTCCCTTCCAGAGTGGCTCATCGTTCCCACCATCTATTCGGGATTACATCTCTCATTTGGTGGGCAGTCAGGGGTAGCCAGAGAGCCCCCCACTTGAAAAGAGGGGACTTTCATTGCCGAGCTCTAGTCCCTTAAGAGAGAGAAGATGATGATTGATCCTCCCACAGTTCCATTAAGCCCTCGATCGAGCTGAGGAGGAGCGTCATTAGCATTACTAAAAGAAATTTAAAAAAAGGATTATTTAAACTTTCTATAAGGGGGCTATCCATCCCCGCCTCACAGAGGCTTTCCGCCCCCTTAACCCCAAACTTTGTAAGAAATTTGAGGAACTATCTTCAAATTTAAACCCAGTAACCATTTTTAATCCATGAAGATCGAATCTTTCAGCGGAACTGTTAATGGAGTTGAAGTTCACAGAGTTCTTTTGAACGAACCTAACCCAGTTATCAAATTAGACACAAAGGGGCTTTCGCCATCAAACCCACCGCCGTTGGAAATCAAGGAAGACATAACTGTAGGAAAGGAAAAGTTGGGCATCGCAGTGCAAAAGAAGCTCGGAGTCAAGGAGAGAGTTCTCGGCTTGGGGGAGAGAACTTACGAAATGGACAGAAGAAGAGCCACTTTCAACCTGTGGAATGTTGACGTAGGAGGACGTTACACGTGGTACACGGACCCAATGTATAAGACAATTAATTTCATGATGACAGTAAACGACGACGAAATTCTCGGATTTCTCTTCAATTCTCCCAGTAAAGGGATCGCTGATATAGGAAACTTGATCTACGATAAGATAACCGTGGGTTTCGTGGACAAGAAGCTCGAGTTCCTCTTTTTTAGAGCTGAGAAGATGGAAAGCTTACTCGAGGCATTATCATCTATAGTCGGGAAGCCTTTCATGTTGCCGGAATGGGCTCTTGGATACCAAATAAGCAGATATTCCTACTACCCCTCATCATTGATCCTAGACGTAATAAAGGAGCATGAGAAGGAGGGAATCCAGATCTCTGCATTGTACCTTGATATAGACTATATGGAAGGATATAAGATGTTCACTTGGGACAGAGATAGATTTCCGAACCCGAAGGAATTCATAAAAGAACTTCATGGAATGGGGGTAAAAGTAATTACAATCTTCAGCCCATGTCTGAAATTGGACCAGAAGTATCGACCCTTCAAGGAAGCTATGGGCCTCTTCGTTGAAAATGAGAACGGCGAGATATACGTTGATGACATGTGGCCCGGAAAATGTGCATGGATAGACTTCTTTTCAACGGAAGCTAGAGATTGGTGGTCGAGGAAAACCGAGGAGTGGGTGAAAGAGTACGACGTGGACGGCATATGGACTGATATGAACGAACCAGCAGTTTTAGGCAAAGGAACTTTCGTATCCGCCTATCACGACAAGACACCGCACACCCTCCTTCACAATGCGTACGGATTGCTTGAAGCCGAAGCCACATTTCGCGGAATGAAGAACGCCGGAAAGGAGCCTTATATCTTGTCCAGAAGCGCCTACAACGGAATACAAAAATACGCCGTGGTGTGGACAGGGGACAACGTGAGTTCTTGGGAAGACTTAAGATTACAGCTATCCCTCGCGTTAAGCCTGTCCATCAGTGGGGTACCCTACGTCGGGTTCGATATAGGAGGTTTTTCAGGCAGGGAAGAAGGGGTCAGAGGAGGCAGGGACTATGAGCTCCTTCTAAGGTATTTCCAAGCCGGACTGTTCATGCCGCTTTTCAGGAACCATAAGTCCAAAGGAGGGGAAGACCAGGAGATATACCTCTTGCCTGAACCTTGGAGGAGAAGAATAAAAGAAGTTATAGGACTCAGGTATGATTTCATACCTTACCTTTACGAGTTAGTAAGGGAAGCCCATGAGTACGGACACCCGCTCTTGAGGCCTCTCCCATATTACTTCCCTCACGACAATAACACATATGTGTGTGACGAGTTCATGGTCGGAAAGGACTTGCTAATGGCACCAGTCTTAGAGAAATGTACAAATAAGAGGAGAGTATATCTACCTGAAGGAAAGTGGGCTTATTTAAATACAGGAGAAATTTTCGAAGGGAATGATTTCGTGAGTTCTCCAGACGACCTACCTATCTTCGTGAGGTACGGGTCTAAAATAGAGCTAAGGGAAAGAACCATAACTTTCAATGAGAATGGATTCAAAATAGAGCTAAAAAATCAGTATAGGAAATAATACAATGCATGTTTAACCCCCGTGCATGATATTATACGAAATATTATACGCTCATATTATGTTATTCTCTAGATTATATCAATATTGGAGTTCTTTCTCTAAGGTAGAGATATATTCACAGGCTTCATTAACCTCCTCTTCCGTGTTATAAAAATGAGTCGAAATCCTGATCCCGCTTCCTCTCGGAGAGACCACGATTTTATACTTCTTGTACAACTCTTCTACTACCTTCTTTGGGTCCCTAACCTTGACCGTCACGATCCCCGTTCTCTTATCTTCAGGAGTTAGTACGTCCATTCCCTTATCCTTCAAACAATCAATAGCTACCTTAGAGAGCTCTTTAACCCTGCTGTATATCATGTAAGAGTTCTCATAGATGATCTCAGCAGCTTTCTTCATACCTATCAGAGAAACCATTGGGTAGGTCCCTATTTCAAACCTACGTGGGCCTTTGTCTGGTGCGAACTTGTAAGGACTGAATTCCTCGTATGTAGAATCGGCTCTCCACCCATACCAAGGTGGGTCTTCCAAGAGTCCTTTCCTCACAAACATGAAACCTGAACCTTGTGGCGACATCATCCATTTATATCCTCCCGCTACAAGGAAGTCTATTCTGTTCTCCTCTACAT
This genomic interval carries:
- a CDS encoding PaREP1 family protein — its product is MSEIIYNFIKKASEDQRKNEEEFLVDLLLSARTSGTDNLLLKLIDYHLKEGEKEEGKGNLIEAGENYWLSLSYTLKLVALKENLEINDYPSYYSLVEYLSYRTQDPSLIIDFVNAEKLHGEYHPRPQGEGFDIRRDHVIALIRKIKENILKIQ
- a CDS encoding maleate cis-trans isomerase yields the protein MKVSLIISSENSVLENDIKNVLNHVKVFYMKYVPGHGESERERRKAFDELSGMKGEIEDADAIIYARSYGVFSKRGWEEFRKFFSIPLVISTEAIIKTLKRHDTRNVFLVTPYNQFRHDFEVKWLRDLKFKVVGSVALGRTGGPAIASTPHDLVIDAVSIGHRNPEADSIYVACTILSTIPILDKLKGEKPVITAASAILEELENVRQRGS
- a CDS encoding TIM-barrel domain-containing protein, with the protein product MKIESFSGTVNGVEVHRVLLNEPNPVIKLDTKGLSPSNPPPLEIKEDITVGKEKLGIAVQKKLGVKERVLGLGERTYEMDRRRATFNLWNVDVGGRYTWYTDPMYKTINFMMTVNDDEILGFLFNSPSKGIADIGNLIYDKITVGFVDKKLEFLFFRAEKMESLLEALSSIVGKPFMLPEWALGYQISRYSYYPSSLILDVIKEHEKEGIQISALYLDIDYMEGYKMFTWDRDRFPNPKEFIKELHGMGVKVITIFSPCLKLDQKYRPFKEAMGLFVENENGEIYVDDMWPGKCAWIDFFSTEARDWWSRKTEEWVKEYDVDGIWTDMNEPAVLGKGTFVSAYHDKTPHTLLHNAYGLLEAEATFRGMKNAGKEPYILSRSAYNGIQKYAVVWTGDNVSSWEDLRLQLSLALSLSISGVPYVGFDIGGFSGREEGVRGGRDYELLLRYFQAGLFMPLFRNHKSKGGEDQEIYLLPEPWRRRIKEVIGLRYDFIPYLYELVREAHEYGHPLLRPLPYYFPHDNNTYVCDEFMVGKDLLMAPVLEKCTNKRRVYLPEGKWAYLNTGEIFEGNDFVSSPDDLPIFVRYGSKIELRERTITFNENGFKIELKNQYRK